Below is a window of Chiroxiphia lanceolata isolate bChiLan1 chromosome 9, bChiLan1.pri, whole genome shotgun sequence DNA.
aagagatcacagaatcacagcacgatttgggttggaagggactttaagctcatttcattccaaccccccgccatgggcagggacaccttccactagaccaggttgctccaagtcccatccaacctggccttgaatactttagggatggggcagccagtttctctgggcaatctgtgccagggcctcaccagtCTCTGCCAGGAAGCTGGAGAGAGGTCACCTCTCAGCCTCCTTGTCCCCAAACTAGACAAGTCCAAAGTCCTCAGGCATTGCTCATAGGACATCCTTCCAGCCAtccttccagccctttctccagctttgttgccctccactgGATGCTTTTGAGCACCTTACCATTCTTCTTAACTTGTAGAGCCCAGAACTGCCTCCTGTATTCAGTGTGAGCCTCACCAAGGCTAAATACAGTGGGATAATCCCCTCTCCTGACCAGCTGGTTAGTCGGTGTTTATCACGCCCCAGGCTGGGGTTTGCCCTCTTGGCTCATCCTGAGCCTGCAGTCAGCCAGATGGCAATCCTGGGGAGGGGACAAAGCTATGTTTATATGGATGtctcatgttttcatttaagtTGGTCAGAAATGTATAACCATCTTCAGAGCtttaagcagaaaaacatcGAGAATCTACAAAAGGCATCACTGATAATTCAGATAAGCATCATTCCTCTTAATGAACGAGTATGAAGTGATGTTCTTCGCTGGTTAGGATGCTCTTTGCTGCCAGTTGCCATCTGCCTTGAATCCAAAATTTCATGCTTCAGAACTTCTGTCAGTAGCTGAATTAGCTGAAATTTTCCAGCCAGACTTCAGTGCATGtccattttttttgcatatcCAGAAGAGCATTTGCTTCTAAACCCATCTGTACCAACAGCTGTTGGGCTTCACCTCGGAATCAATCCTCCTTTAATGAGCAGTAGAGtaatttatttgtaaagaaatttcTCAAGTGTAGTTTGGAATATATTCTGGTGTCTTTCAGGATTAAAAGCACACATTGTGAGTATGTctatcattaaaaagaaattaaatgtgtgGTTTAATGTAAGTATTAGTGATACATTTTCCACAAGGCACTGCACAGAAATGTTAGATGAATGACTCTGTCTactgagccttttttttttgttctagcCTCATTTTGCCTTGAGCCTTTGCCACAGGCAAGGGGAAATCCTCGCTTTCACAGCATAGGAGCATCAGCAGAGCTACCTATCCACATACACCTCCAGAGGGGGCATTTAGTGTTCCATAGCTGTGGTAATGCCCTTCAGAGGTGTTCTTCACAAGGTTAGGAATAGAAAGATGTACTTGGAAAGAAGTAATGGCAGTGAAATGGATTGAGCTGTGTGgtttgctctggttttttttgtaggaTCTTCTTATCAACTCTGctaagcagcagaggaaaaaatgcttccCCTCTTCAGTCTATTTCTGAACTCTGATTGGTATTTTGCAGATGCAGAGCTGCATCCTTCACAAGGCCCCCACCAGAACAAGCTGCTGACAAAGCCAAGTGGCTTCAAGAAATTTCCTAAGCTGCAAGGATGGACTGTGACTGAGAACCTCACTCACTCTTCCAGAGGTGTTTCCTGGCTATTACAGCCACTGTGGATAACCAGAGGCCAATCTGAAGCTGTGCCTGCATATGTTTGTGTATGGTTCTGTACTGAGAAACAGTATGTTTTGATTTGCACATTCCAGCTACTGCTGTCAGTCGTTTTCATGCAAGTTGTTGTCTTTACCCTGTGCAATCCCAGTGAGATGACACAGTTGTCAAGCAGAGCAGAATTTGGCACACCACGTTGACCAAGCTTTATTTGAAGCCTTCCCTGTGTGCCATCTTAATGTGGTGTCTTCATGTCATGAACACGGTTGTCTTTAGTCCAATGTGACTGTTGGGTGCACATACCAATGTGAAAGCAGTACCTCAATAAAATCTGGCACttgtgttgt
It encodes the following:
- the SHISAL2A gene encoding protein shisa-like-2A; the encoded protein is MSAECSSYLNADKVLVSGFSCPRAGGDARAVFCCGFQDVKYCCDDPHSFFPYEHSYMWWLSVGALVGLSIAAVVLFAFIITVCVLCYLFISTKPRSKLDTGLSLQMADAELHPSQGPHQNKLLTKPSGFKKFPKLQGWTVTENLTHSSRGVSWLLQPLWITRGQSEAVPAYVCVWFCTEKQYVLICTFQLLLSVVFMQVVVFTLCNPSEMTQLSSRAEFGTPR